The Prunus dulcis chromosome 3, ALMONDv2, whole genome shotgun sequence genome segment tataaaagaaaagcaaaaaggaGTAATGCATTGTAGCTTCAGCACATGTCATTACTCATTTACTCAccttaattttcttataaacAGTGTTAGCTAGGCTTTTTTCTAAAAGCATAGTATAAAACTATTTCGGGTATTGCATAGTGGGACGTACAACAGTTGCCGAAACAAAAGGCTTTGTTCGGAGAAGATGGGTTGGCTGTGGCTGTGAATGCAATTAGTGAAGCTATGAAGAGTTTGGAGAGAAGGGGGGTTTTGTATGGGGCAGAGAATTAGGGTTTCAAGGTTGTTTGCTGTGAGCAGTGAGAGAATGCTTACGCTTGCCGGTTCACCACCGGTTTGGGGTTTATGAGACTGATTTTGGATGAGGAAGACCAAAGAAGGTTGAGATTGTTTCCATAGAGGTTGGTAAGACTTGAACCCtaattgtaaattgtaatttccATGAATTCCTATTCTTTGTTTAATTACAACATAAAGGACTACTACACACATGATCTCCCACTGAACCCCTAGTTAAAACTTCTGGTATCTCTATACTATGATAAAGACTCGTAGTGAACATAAACcctaattataaattattagccacaaaaaaaaaaaaaaaagattaactGAAACGATgaaacccaaagaaaaatattatggCTCTAATTCAATCACATCTCCCCCATGCCCAATTTCTTAATTCAAATTGAACAAGAAGTTTGTAGATGAATTCCAGAATATCAAATTGCAGTTAACAATCAATCAGAAGCTAAAGTCATACATGCAATTCTTTTTCTCACATATAGAAATACCATAATTTGAAAAAGGATACATACCAAATCTTTTTCTTACTTCTTGAGCTAAGGTATAAACCCTTTTCTCAACTTtgccaacaacaaaaaaataaaaataaaaatcatttcGCCAACTCTctaataaacaaaattattctCACATATAGAAGCAATTCTCAACTTGAATGCTGTATATATCATTAACCCAATAAGGGATTGACATCTGGAGGGAAGGATTAAATTAAGTAACTAACGGATTTCAATTAAATAAGTTAAATAAAATGTTTTCTTACGCACTTAAACGTGCGGGCTTGGCACCCAACGCCCATTGCTAATTTACTCACCCGAGCCCGCCGACCCGGGTCCCCCTTCTGCCTTCTTCTTCGAATCTTCTTCGCTGCCCATTTCTGATAATTGATCTCCTTCGTTTTTGTTAACCATCTGAGGTTTTTTCACTGACTAAGGTTGAATTTCAATCTTTGGTTAGAGCATTTGCAGAGAAGTGTCCGGATTGCAATCGCGGTTGAGGTTGAAAGGACAAGTCTTTGGTTAGTAGATTTGTTAAATTCTTGTGATTTTAGTTTGTGGGTTTGGTTTTTAGGAGCCATTCGGGCTCTCCCATGTTTCATACGATGTTTCTGTCCTGTTTTTTCAAatgggtttgtttgtttttgtttttgtgtctCTGCTTCTTTGGATTTCTGTTCTTTTATTGAATTGGTTATCTAGTACAAGTTATCAAGTTGTAAATTAACTTCATCTTTTTTGTCTGTGCTTTTTTGGACATACCATAGTTGAGTGAATGTTTGTGTATCATTAGCTCCCAAACTTGATAACTTACAAGTTTAATGTAGACTTGTTATTGGAGATACGGTTGGTTTTTCAGATTGAAGTACTTGAAATTTGACCCTTCATTTCGAATGCTACCTCCACAAATAAATTGGGAAATATGTGAGTgaagaaatataataattaagaaCATGAAGTCATCGTTCTCTAAGTTTCTCTTCATATGAATAATGGAACATGATATTTTTCCTGTTCTGCAAAAAAAGTTGTTTCTTCTTGCATAACTATGATGATTCTCTGCTGTTACCCGAGCTTGTTTATCAAGAGTTCTATTTCCTTGTTCAAAAGAGTATATACGTTATTGGTATACAATCCGTTAAGGTAATCCGTGATTGGTTATATTTATCCTTTCTGTACTTCAATTTTATCCTGGGAGTAGGAAACCCGTGTATTGTTCCTaattagagaaaaagaaacatgcaTGTCAAGTTCCTGTCATCTGTTTTTAAGGTACCTTAAATAAACTTGTGAGAGGAATTCAGTGTTAACAAATTGTATGTATTTAACCTTTTTCACACCTCAACTGTATATGCATTCATATTGTGCATTTGCTTTATTGTTTGAAAAGGTTAAACCTTGTGCAtcttattaaaagaaaaaaacttatttgatGCTTACCGCTGCTTAGTCTGCTTCATTTTTTATCTTCAGGTCTTGTTGAACACTTTGGTTATGGCATCTAGGCGCTATGCTCGTTACAGCCCTCTTGCTACAGATGAAAATGATGATGTCTATGGAAAACCAAATGACCCTCGGTTTTCCTATACTCCAAAGTCCTTTGATAAAATCCCATGGAAATCCATACTCCTTGCTCTATTCCTGCTTTTTCTTGGATCATTGCTTCTGtttctttcatattttattttcactgGTCACATGGGAGGGGATCTGTCCCAAGCCTATGGCCTTTTGGCTCTAGGAATTCTCACCTTCCTCCCAGGTATGTCAAAAGATATTTCCATTTCTTTTGTTACCTCTACCTATCGGTTGTGACAACTTGAAGTTATATTACCGACTGACTATTTTAGAGTTCAAGACTAATGAACCAATTCAAAGAATAGGTAATTTGTCTTATAAATTGCCTTATTATACAATTagagatgaagaaaataaaatctttcAATTTGAGGAGATGGCATATAAATCTCGGATGGATAACTTCATATGACCTTAAATTCCCTCATTCGTATGTTGGATTTCCTCTTTGATGTAACTATTTGAGCATAGGATTAAATCTTAAACCATATTCCTGAATCTGGCTACAGGGTATCTCGATGGATTAATTATTTACTCATGGAAATACTCCATATTGTTTCTGTAGATTGATTGATGACTGACTGACTGACTGATTTCATATCATTCTTATGGCTGCAGGCTTTTATGAGACACGAATTGCATATTATGCATGGAGAGGTGCGAAGGGATACCGTTTCGCCTCCATTCCAGACTATTAGGGTGTTTTTGTCTTCAAACTTTTCTAATAATGTGTATGGTGACACTTTCAGTTGACATCTTCATGTAAAATCCACATTGTATAGAACACATGAACGATCCATATGTAACTTGTTTgctatttatttgttatttaatgACTTGTTTGCGTTTGAAGCACGCCACGCTCTCACATATAGTTCGTAGTACTACTGGGATTGTTCTTCAGCCTGTAGGTTATAAAACTGTTTATCCAGCTCTATTGAATCAAAGCCTCAACAGAAGTTTTTGATATTCTTGCAGCCAAATTGTTATGCTTGCATATTAGCGCATTATATTGAGCAAGAAAATCTTATTTTTGTGGGTTCAAGGCTTGAATCTTTGTAATAGCCACTAACATATTGCTGTCAAAGCTTGTCTTGTAGGAGAAAAACTTGCATGGCACGGCGATAGCAAAACAATGCTATTCTCATGACACGCAAATTCTTCCCTCCTTATAGATGAACTGAAAAATGCCAACAAGGCTACCCTTTTGGTAGGAGACATAGGCGTTTTAATGGCGGGCCTAGTAGATCCAAATCAACTCTGTCATCCTAGTCAATCATGTTTCATAGAAATCATCACTACAATAGCTCCAAACATAACGTTTCATAGGATCACTAAGAAagttaagtttttcttttaaataaataataataattaatttaatgatTGGAATATATTCAGTTGAAgaggataaaataaaataccatttaaaCTGATGTGCCCTTTACAGAAATAGAATATATTGTCTTCTCATTA includes the following:
- the LOC117622149 gene encoding transmembrane protein 230; the encoded protein is MASRRYARYSPLATDENDDVYGKPNDPRFSYTPKSFDKIPWKSILLALFLLFLGSLLLFLSYFIFTGHMGGDLSQAYGLLALGILTFLPGFYETRIAYYAWRGAKGYRFASIPDY